The following proteins are encoded in a genomic region of Fervidobacterium pennivorans DSM 9078:
- a CDS encoding CBS domain-containing protein — protein MKVITTHNNPDFDGFACCVGMKKLHPDFEIIISGVPMQNLKEYLRLYEDVFPYLTSEEIAKVEEGIEELIIVDTPGLERIGDEIKRKLKPDAKITIVDHHPDIRNDEHSEISVGNTTYSFTKIIRQTGAAASIVTKMMKELGIKPNKMEATLLGIGIYEDTGNLLFSSTTLDDIDAIRYLFEHGLEVEIVAEYVKFDLTIDQKLLLQNLLQNTHTHIIDNHVITIAYAETEKFIGGLSAVVAKYWYAQEPETLIVVVRMGKKVFIVGRTKSPDVDIRGLVSEFGGGGHRQAASATLSMVAVEEVIHKVLSLLPKYISSGLKAKDIMSSPVRTALAFETIEQVNKIMEVTGHNGIPIVEGDRLVGIVTKKTIEKAINHGLGKRPVKSVMTSKLITAKTDTPVSTLKKLMIEHDVGRIPILDENNILVGIVTRSDIIRASQKQLVQMSQEQEPSFNFKNITEIIYERLDRRIINLLRLIGVYGNEMKMPVYVVGGFVRDLLLNIPNYDIDIVVEGNGIEFAKYAAKQLNAIVVPYEKFYTATLVFKDGFKIDVATARTEYYEKPGDLPQVDVSTIKKDLYRRDFTINAMAIKLNPNEFGVLYDFFNCQKDLEEGIIRILHNLSFIEDPTRMIRAVRFETRYNFKIEEHTLEILKRNLEANYLERVSGARIRQEIEKILEEKQPLVAVRRLAELGILKHIFPKTYYTPTMDEKLERIFRFLPLIKQRYQNISDFYAISTVLLEFYDKETLEFMRNRYGYPKKFIESLKFTENMMLPLKSMVESKLAFSDIYKVLGKGNPYIFIHLSAYLDDDGQQYLIRYIDAILSTKLEKVTGKYVMEKFNLKSGPLINEILEKLYAMKLDNPSLDEVSTVEKIFEETQNKIKQAEVSENTNR, from the coding sequence TTGAAGGTTATAACCACCCACAATAATCCTGATTTCGATGGTTTTGCTTGTTGCGTAGGAATGAAAAAACTCCATCCTGATTTTGAAATTATCATTTCAGGGGTCCCAATGCAAAACCTCAAAGAATACCTCCGATTATACGAGGACGTGTTCCCTTACTTAACAAGCGAAGAAATTGCGAAAGTTGAAGAGGGGATAGAAGAGTTAATTATTGTCGATACTCCAGGTCTAGAGAGAATTGGCGATGAGATTAAAAGAAAACTGAAGCCTGATGCTAAGATAACAATAGTTGACCATCACCCTGATATTAGAAATGATGAACATTCGGAAATCTCAGTTGGTAACACTACTTATAGTTTTACTAAAATTATCAGGCAAACAGGTGCAGCTGCAAGTATAGTAACAAAAATGATGAAAGAACTTGGAATCAAACCAAATAAAATGGAGGCAACGTTACTTGGAATTGGTATTTACGAAGACACTGGTAACTTGCTATTTTCAAGCACTACTTTAGATGATATTGACGCAATAAGGTATTTATTCGAACATGGGTTGGAAGTAGAGATAGTAGCCGAATACGTAAAATTCGACCTGACAATTGACCAGAAGTTACTACTCCAAAATCTTCTTCAAAACACTCATACCCATATAATTGACAATCATGTAATCACAATTGCTTATGCGGAAACAGAGAAATTCATTGGTGGACTTTCGGCAGTGGTTGCGAAATATTGGTATGCACAAGAACCAGAAACACTCATCGTTGTGGTGAGAATGGGTAAGAAAGTCTTTATTGTAGGACGAACGAAATCGCCAGACGTGGATATAAGGGGGTTGGTAAGTGAGTTTGGAGGCGGTGGGCACAGGCAAGCAGCTTCCGCTACCCTTTCAATGGTGGCCGTTGAAGAGGTTATACACAAAGTATTGAGTTTGCTTCCAAAGTATATTTCCTCGGGTCTCAAGGCAAAAGATATAATGTCTTCTCCTGTTAGAACAGCTTTGGCCTTCGAGACTATAGAACAGGTAAACAAAATAATGGAAGTAACCGGTCACAATGGTATACCTATTGTTGAGGGAGACCGACTTGTTGGAATCGTAACTAAAAAGACAATTGAAAAGGCGATTAACCATGGTTTAGGTAAAAGACCTGTAAAATCGGTGATGACATCGAAACTTATCACAGCAAAGACTGATACACCCGTGAGTACTCTAAAAAAACTCATGATTGAACACGATGTTGGAAGAATTCCGATTCTTGATGAGAACAATATACTCGTTGGAATAGTTACAAGGTCCGATATCATAAGAGCAAGTCAAAAACAGCTCGTGCAAATGTCTCAAGAACAAGAGCCCAGCTTTAATTTCAAAAACATTACCGAGATTATCTATGAAAGACTCGATAGAAGAATTATTAATTTATTGAGACTCATCGGTGTGTACGGAAATGAGATGAAAATGCCTGTTTACGTGGTTGGAGGATTTGTCAGGGATTTGCTTTTGAATATTCCGAACTACGATATCGACATAGTGGTAGAAGGGAACGGAATAGAATTTGCAAAATACGCTGCGAAACAGCTCAATGCAATTGTAGTTCCGTATGAAAAATTCTATACGGCAACGCTTGTTTTTAAAGATGGGTTTAAAATAGACGTAGCTACAGCCCGAACGGAATACTATGAAAAACCAGGAGATTTACCACAAGTTGATGTGAGTACGATAAAGAAAGACCTTTACAGGAGAGATTTCACGATAAATGCGATGGCTATAAAATTAAATCCTAATGAGTTTGGAGTTCTTTACGACTTCTTCAATTGTCAGAAAGATTTGGAAGAGGGTATCATAAGAATTTTGCACAACCTTAGCTTTATCGAAGATCCAACACGGATGATTCGAGCGGTTAGATTCGAAACAAGGTACAACTTCAAAATAGAAGAGCATACACTCGAGATTCTGAAAAGAAACTTAGAAGCGAATTACTTAGAAAGGGTATCCGGTGCAAGGATAAGACAGGAGATAGAGAAAATATTGGAAGAAAAGCAACCTTTGGTTGCAGTAAGGCGCTTAGCAGAACTTGGCATTTTGAAACATATCTTTCCAAAAACTTATTACACACCCACGATGGACGAAAAGTTGGAGAGAATTTTCAGATTTCTGCCTTTAATTAAGCAAAGGTATCAAAATATAAGCGATTTCTATGCGATATCAACCGTGCTTTTGGAGTTTTACGACAAGGAAACTTTAGAGTTTATGAGAAATCGCTATGGATATCCTAAGAAGTTCATAGAGAGTTTGAAATTTACTGAGAATATGATGTTACCACTGAAATCAATGGTTGAATCAAAACTGGCTTTTTCAGATATTTACAAAGTTCTTGGTAAGGGCAATCCGTATATATTTATACATCTTTCTGCATACTTAGACGACGATGGTCAGCAGTACCTTATTAGGTACATAGATGCTATTCTTAGTACAAAACTCGAAAAGGTCACTGGAAAATACGTTATGGAGAAATTCAACCTCAAGTCAGGTCCGTTGATAAACGAAATTCTTGAAAAGTTGTATGCAATGAAATTAGACAACCCAAGTCTTGATGAAGTTTCGACTGTTGAGAAGATATTTGAAGAAACTCAAAATAAGATAAAGCAAGCAGAAGTTTCTGAAAATACGAATCGATAA